Proteins found in one Quercus robur chromosome 2, dhQueRobu3.1, whole genome shotgun sequence genomic segment:
- the LOC126715397 gene encoding uncharacterized protein LOC126715397 isoform X2: protein MVRKPSISDDFWSTSTCDLENSTVQSQRSISSISTLNQALSFGSGSASMNSQSDFVNHGLLLWNQTRLQWIGSSRPRNQTQQSQEPRLSWNASYENLLGTKQPFPHPMPLSEMVEFLVEVWEQEGLYD, encoded by the exons ATGGTGAGAAAACCTAGCATATCAGATGATTTTTGGAGTACCAGCACATGTGATCTGGAGAACAGCACTGTTCAATCTCAAAGAAGCATATCATCTATCAGCACGTTAAACCAGGCCCTCAGTTTTGGCAGTGGCAGTGCTAGCATGAACAGCCAGTCTGACTTTGTAAATCATG GTCTTCTTCTCTGGAATCAAACCAGGCTTCAATGGATTGGAAGTAGCAGGCCTAGGAatcaaactcaacaaagtcaggAACCCAGATTAAG TTGGAATGCGTCTTACGAAAATTTGCTTGGGACCAAACAGCCTTTCCCCCACCCTATGCCTCTTTCT GAAATGGTAGAATTTCTAGTGGAGGTCTGGGAGCAGGAAGGGCTGTATGATTGA